ggggaggaaagggaactaTCAAGGAAACTGACTGGACTTGACTGTGAACATCGGCCAGATTTCCCCAGAGTGTGGCACAAGTCTCCCTGCCCCAAGTGTGGACCCTTCTTCGACCCGTAGCTCCCCTCTGTCCTGACTAGTTGTTTTTTCAACCCGgcacaagttagagttatctgggaagtgGAACCTCAATCGAGAAAATGCCTAAATAAGGTTGGGCTGTAAGCAAATCTATAGGGCATTTACTTaataatgactgatgtgggaggaccctgcccactgtgggcggggccacccctggacaggtggtcctgcgtgctatgagaaagcaggctgggcaagccatgaggagcaagccagtaagcagcacccctccctggcctctgcctcagttcctgcctcagttcctgcctccaggttcctgcctccaggttcctgccctgacttctccgGAAGATGCATTacaagttgtaagatgaaataaccctttcctccccaagctgcttttggtcacgaTGTTTATCGCAGCAACAGAGACATGGCCAAGGGCCCTCTCTCCTCAATCCCTCTCCTCaatccctctctcctcagccaCGCTTCTGTAGAAAGGATACAGGACAATCCCAGCCAGAAGCCAGTAGTCATGTCGTCGGTGCCAGATCTCGTTGAGTTTCCCCGAGGAAATAGCTGCCCTCTCTTCATTTTGCCAAAGGGTGTGTAGCTCTGCAGAGAGACCAGCGGGAGCATCAGAGGTTTGTGACCCGCATCCATCGCAACAGTCACGTACAGATGGAAAGCTGAGTCACGCCAGAGCACTAAAGGCCCCTGAGAACTGTGAACAGGTGACAGAcggagctcagtggttaggagcactggttgctcttccagaggacccgagttcagttcacagcacccacatggtaactcacaaccatctgcaactccaggtaCAGGGGGTCCAGCACCCTCTCTGAGGGTGCTAcctacatgtggtgcacacacatacatgcaggcaaacactcagacataaaataaacctgaaaaaaatGGGGAAGGGTTATGTTAGGTGGTAAGAAATAAAGTTAGTTATGAACAGGCTCACTTAATTAGGATTAAGACAAaagactctgctgtgggatggtctgtatgtcaaattactctgattggtcaataaataaaacactgattggccagtggccaggcaggaagtataggcgggactaacagagaggagaattggaacaggaagacagaaggagagtcactgccagccgccgccatgacaagcagcatgtgaagatgctggtaggccacgagctacatggcaaggtatagatttatggaaatggattaatttaagctataagaacagttagcaagaagcctgccacggccatgcagtttgtaagcagtgtaagtctctgtgtttacttggttgggtctgagcggctgtgggactggcgggtgacaaagatttgtcctgactgtgggcaaggcaggaaaactctagctacaagactCTATTAGGGATGAGTGGGAAGGCCCACAGTCAGCATGCACTATCTCATGGAAGTACTTGGAATTAAATGTAGCAGGAAGCCACGGGCACAATGAGAAAGCCCGAATGGCAGGTAACAGACAACAGCTCGCACCTGTGAAGCCACCGTCGGCAATATTGAACATGAACCTTGGCTTCTCCACCTTCTCCTCACGGCGCCCATTGGACCGTGGCTCATCTCGAGGAGGCCCAAGTCGAAGCTCCCGTTCTGCTTTTACATCCTCTGCTAGGCAAACAGTTAAAGCTCACACCTCAGGACAGCCTCCTACTAGGTGTCAAGACTACTTAATACATAAACCGTGCTGGCTCTTCCAACGGCTACCCACCCAAGGCCCGGGCAGTTGGTTCCCCCAGATTCCACCTCCCCTGGTGCCCTCAGGGACTCGGGTGTCCAGTCCCTTTCACCCATTACCTCTCTTGCCCAAATCCCCTGTCTCCCCCTCTGGTCTCTCCCTGTGTTCCTGTGCATCCAGCGGTTTCTCCTCCCCCCTTTCTCCTGGCGTTGGCTCTGaggctgtggaaagaggcaggaaacagaaggaaagatgTTACTCTCTCCCAACTCCAGACGACAGAGCCCCAAATTCCAGTCCCCGTCAGCACTAGGACAATGACCCACCAGACTTATCTCTGTCTGCCCGGTACCCAGGTTCAGGCTCCACCTCTCCAGGCAGCCCTGGTGCTTCATCCTCTGACAGAATCTTCCTTGGCTCCAGCCGCTCTCCAAGTGACGGGGCTGGGCTGGGAGAGTCAACCTGGCGGAGGACAGTGGAGTCACAATGAGTAAAGTTCCTAGGTACCAAGACCCCTCCAGACCTTCCACCCCAGGCCGTCAGTGAGATCCAGGTGTCCGCAcacctctgtctccatcttttcCCCCATTTTGCTGTTCTTCTCCGGCTTCTCTTCTGGGTTCTCCGTGTCATCCTTCTCGAGAGGTGTCCTTACGCCATCTCCTTTCTCGCTTGGGGCGGGAGTAGCTGTGGGGAAGGCAGAGTGCTATGGTTTGACGCTTCAGTGTTCTCCAAAGGTTCATGTGTTGACATTTAATGTCCAGTGTGAGGTAACAAAACGGTAGAAACTGAATCTAAGTACAGCATTGACAGGTGGGGTTTGGAGGAGATAACCAGGATTAGATAAGGTCAGGgcaaagcccctccccccaactgAATCCTGGCGGCTCTTCAGACTATACATGCATGCTCTCTACATTTCACCATGGGACAGCCTGTGTGACCTCAGGATTCTGCAAGCAAGAAGGTCACCACCCGATGCAGCTGTTGACCTCGAACTTCCAAAACCATGAGCCCAGATTAGCCTACTTCCTATAAAGTTGTCCAGCCTTGGGTGTCTCATTAGAATCACACGAACTGCGGGGAGCAGAGGTTTTCTACCCTGACATCTGACTGCACTTGTCCCCCACCGTCCTGACCCCCAGTTACCAGGTTTAGAGGTGCAAGGGCTGTTGGTGGTAGAAGCCTCGGGCGTGGCGGGGGACGTCTTGGCCGGGGAGGAGGCCCTGGAAGAGCGCTTGGAGTCGGCACTTGGGTCGGGCATTAGCTCTGGCATTGACCAGCGCCCATTGATATGCTCAAACTCCTGCACCTGGGGAAGGAGGTTTGCAGGCCAAGGGTCAGTTCCTGGCACCGGGCACGGAGGAAGCCCTGGTCTCCTCTGTAGCACACCAGCCTGAGCTAGAACTCAGACAGAGGGAGAACAGAGACCAAGCAGCTGGCCAGATGCTGGAGTGAGGAAAGTCTGGTACCTTCTTCTTGACCAGAGACATGACTCCAATGCGGGTCAACACCTGCTGGCGACTCAGGCCCTCCCGGGGGACCCCATCCGCGAAGGTCTCCGAGCCATCTGCCCCCGGCTCACACAGATGGCGCATGAACAAAGACACGTAGGCCCTGGAATGCATGGGGCAGAAGGAAGATTGCAAGGTCTCAGGGGTGGGTCAGGCAGTGAGGGAGGTGCAGAGATCACTACCTCCTCAACTTCAACTCCCCAGCGGCTTCCGAGACTGGGCCCACGGGCCTCCCCCTGGCATCAGCCCCCACACCTAACTCTTCATTGACCTCCCCCTCAGCTCCCCCACGGCAGCCCCTGGGACTTGGCACTTTGTTCCTGGGCCCCATCAGTCAGTTATTCATCCTGTTCACCAGCTCCTCCTGCCAAGTTATCCTGGCCAAGTAAATGTGAGGCCAGACTAGCCTGGGTGAGGCTCCTTCTCAAACACCCCTCCCATGAGGGAAGAGGCCTGGCCCCTTTTCTCTAGGCTCTGTTGAGGGGAAGTGGGGTGGGCTGAGCCCACATCCCAGGAAATCGAGCCTGGACATGTCGTAAGGTAGGGAGGCGGTGATCAGCTGAGTAAGGTCACATCATATGGCGGCCAAGAGGAAGAAAGTCATCCCCAAAGCTCTTAGCCCCTCTTCAGTTCATCCCCAAACCATCCACACTCACTTGAACTCTTTCTCGGTCTTGCCCCTCAGGTCCCGCACTAGCCACTGTGTTGTGAAGGCGTCCTGAGGTGGCATCCCCCAGCGCATCACAGCATTAAGGAATGCCTTCCGTTGTCGGGTGTTGAATCCCAGTACCTGAAGATGGGGCCAAGAGGCGGGGCCACGAATGGTTAGGGGTCTGCAGTCCTTTCTACGGCCGGTGGCCCAGTGCTCAGTTTCAGTCTCCCCCTGACCCCGCCACCACCTTCTCCTCAGAGATCACGCCTGGGGCCCGGGCAGAGTCTCACCTCAATGTTCCCGCCCACTCGGGCCAGCAGTGGAGGCAGCGGCTTGTCCTTTTCATTGCGGAGCTGCCTCTTCGACTGTCGACGACCTGAGGGTAAGGGTGACACTGGTTAGCAGGGTCACCTCCTCTAAGCCCTCAGTCTTCCTTAGCACCCATCCCATAATACAGAAAACTCAGGCTAGCCTGTGGCATGTGTGCCTCAATTTCCTCCAAGTACGTTGTCAGCAATACTACCTAGTAAGGCTAAAAGAAGTCATATTTGGAGATTAATAGCAAATATCTGACAGACAGTCTTACTCATGGGAAAGTAAAATACCGTAACTTTCCTGTCTAGTCTCAGTGTACGTGTGTTCGTACTTTTAGATGAGGTCTGTGTTGACCAGCCCTCCGACTCCTAGACTCAAGCAATCCTGTCTGACCCTCCTAGGAGCTGGACCTGCCGGTGCGCATCACCACGCCTCACTACCTTTCCTGACCTGAGAGCATCTGAGACCACATGGCTATCTATGTGCTCCAAACGtgacagaaaaagaagggaaaaatagTGGGCATAAAGGAAGCTAGGAAGTAAAACtgcaaggctgagacaggaagtcaaGACAAGAGGCCACCTTCAGGACGCTCATCGAagtcctcatcctcctcctctgacCCCACTGAGTATTCTGACTGGTTATCTGTGAGGACAGAGGGTTCAATGGTCAGCGGTAACCATACTGGGGCCCTTCCTTCCCACTTAGATTCTTCATCTTGGACATTTCTCCCCCTCCACCCGGCCTTGGTCCTGCTGGGGACACTGGGTCAGATCCGTGAATAACAGTCATCTATTCCTAGCCATCTTTGGTCTCTGGGGACCTCCTCCTGTACCACTCTGCCTCCTGTCAAAGCTACCCTAAAGACTGAGTGTTCACAAGATCCCTCTGTGGTCCCTAGAGAGTTAAATCCCCGCAAATCCACCTGGCCTTAGAAAAGTTCCCCTTGACCCTTCCCAGTCCCCTGGCCTCCAAAGCTCTCACCGTCACCTCTTCCCGTCCCACCCCTCGGGGCGGTCCTCACCTTGATCCTCCTGAGCCGCATCATTGTAGTTAACTTGCTTTCGAACCCGCTTCCCCTTGCCGAGGTTTCGGGCGAGGTCTTCCTGCTGTTGCTCATAGTGATGCCTCAGCAGCTTCTCCCAGTAGTCGGGGTCCACGTTCTCCTCCTGCTTGATGATCTCTCGCTCGATCTCCTCGATCTGCAAGGCAGCCGAGTGAGGCTGgcagcccccctccccaaacCCCCTCTCCCCCACGAAGGCCCAATCCTGCCCGatgcttcctccctgtctccagGTCTGCGTGCGGTCTCTGGACACTGCACAGTTTCCTAGCACCTCGTCCTTGCAATGTgctggctccttcctctcctccacttcccctcacttcctcccacagACTCTAGTAGTTCTGTGACTACTAGAACTTTCTGTGCCCATGTCTCTCTCCAAAGTGCAGTCTCATCTATCAAAATGAGAGACTGCCTGAGGTCCACTGTTGCTTTTTGCTGGGGGCCAGGGTGGGAGAATGAATCAAAACTAagggagcaggggctggagagatggctcagtggttaagagcactgactgttcttccaaaggtcctgagttcaattcccagcaaccacatggtggctcacaaccacctgtaatgagatctggtgccctcttctggcctggaaggacatatgcaggcagaacactgtttacataataaataaatctttaaaaaaaaaaaaaaaaaaaaaaaaaaaaaaaaaaaaaaacactaagggAGCAGACTTCCACAATTTAGTGAGAGGCACTGCcgctcagagatggccctggagAGACAGGGTGTGGCCGGCCCCAACGCCTCTCACCTTGTCTTCTTCACGCACAACATACTGGGCCACCTTGAAGGAGCTGAGATACTCATTCATGTTCTGCACGTCAGTATCCTCAGTTGCATCCTGGTTTCGGTCCAGCAGTCGAGCGATGGCCTCGTTGTCATAGTGGATCACACTGCtgtcctcctccttattctcccCTGGCAGGGACAGGAACAGAAAGGACTTGAGGCTCCGGCCAGAAGCCCCGGCAGTTTAGGCAGGATGGTGAGATGCTGtactcttcctccttctcactGGGCCCTGAAGAGGACAACTGTTCCCTGGGAGCTCATGCCAagggtcttttgtttggtttcctTAGGTGGCCAACCCTTCTCTCAAGACCACTAGAAAGGAGGTGCTTCTCTCTtcacctttgttttgttttgttccaggTGTGTTTTCCTCAGGGGAGGACAGGACTACCTTCAGGGAGTGGAGGATGCGTCTCACTCACCCTCATTCTCGTCCTTGAACAGCTCCTCGGTGCCGAACTTGAGGATGTCGTCCAGCTCCTGCTTGGACATGGAGCCGGCCTTGGAGCCCAGCCCGGGCCTCACCACCAAGTGTGTCAGCATCATCTTCCGCTTGGCCACCTGCGTGATCCGCTCCTCCACAGACGCTCGCGTCACAAAGCGGTAGATCATTACTTTGTTGGCCTGGCCAATCCGATGGGCTCTGCTGAAGGCCTGCCGgggcagaagagaagggaggtCGGCCGGGGGGTGACAGGAGGAAGCGGGCACACGGTCAGGAAAGCAGGCTGCTGGGGAAAGgccttctcctctcccctaaGACCCCACCTGAGCAGGACAACCTCTTCCATGAACCCATGTCAACTTGCTGAATGTTACAGGGGATTATTCAGGATGCAGGTTCCCACCTGGATGTCATTATGGGGGTTCCAATCAGAATCGAAGATGATGACAGTGTCAGCAGTGGCCAGGTTGATGCCCAGGCCTCCAGCTCGGGTGGACAGGAGGAAGCAGAATTGTTGGGCACCAGGAGCTAGGAGGTGAGAATTAGGAGGTCAAGTTCATCACCAGCTGCTGGAGGCTCTGACTAAAAATCACTATATCCTAGCTCCAAAGTCCAAGTTTCCAACATCCCCTCACCATCCCCCATCCTGAGGATATGACAGAAGTTTCTCGGGCCTTCCATAGCCATAGGGACCAAAGCATTTCATTCTCACCATTAAACCGATCAATGGCCTCCTGCCTAAGGGCGCCAGTGATGCCGCCATCAATGCGTTCGTACTTGTAGCCTTCGTAGTCTAGGAAGTCCTCCAGAAGGTCTAACATTTTGGTCATCTAAAACAAGGGACAGCAAGAGTTCAGAAGGCTACGACACAGCTTGGGCCTGGCTCCTCAAAGTAACACGTAACTGGAACAAATTCCCAAGCCTCCTCCTACTGAAACACACCCACCCTGAGACCCTCAGTGACTCACACCCCAGCCATCACTGTTCCAGTCCCACTCTTGATTAATTTTCTGATAAGGACAGGTTCTCTGAGACCCATGAAAGGGTTTCAGAGAAACCTATAAATACTTTGAAAAGTTCATAAAACTGGTATGTGGTTTTCTCCAAAGTGGAAGAATACCTTTCATCAGAATCCTAAAGGGTCGGTACTTCCTCCCTGCATTCATTCACAAGGCTGACAACCACACTCGTCTTAGAACAAGGATCAGATCAAGGGACGAGCCAGGCAAGCCaggctttttgctttgtttttaaggacaaggactcactgtgtaggcctcgcaggcctggctggcctggaacccgctatgtggaccaggctggattaaaggcgtgcaccaccacacctagccccagacttctttattattgttttatttgtggaTCCAATCATAGCCTCATGCaggctaggcaagggctctaccacggagccatctctagCCACGTGCCCTCTCTTTCTGTCACTCGAATACGGGGTCTCTCTTTGTGTAGACTGGCTTCAGCCTCGGCATCCCAACGTCAGGGATTATTGGCATGTGTCGCCTTGCCTGCCTGAGTCAAGACATGCTTAtgagcaggaggatctcagtctTTCCTGCTAGAGCAGCCCAGGAATGAGGACAGGCATTAAAGTCTGGTTGGCGGACGGCCACAGGACGCGGGTATGAGGCGAGCAGGCGGCTGGGTCACCTGGGAGAAGATGAGTACTCTGTGTCCTTGCTCCTTCAGCTTCCGCAGCATCTTCTGCAGCAGCATGAGCTTCCCTGATGACTTAATGAGTGCCCCACCCTCGTAAGCCCCACTGGGGAGTTTCGGGGACTCCTGAAAAGGGGGGAAAAGAGGGTCAGGGAGCGTACTCCTTCCTTCTGCCGTGACTAGAAAAACCAAAAGCTTAACACGGCTCCCACAGTTCTCACTTCCAAGGGCAGAACCTGGGCCCTGCAAGCTAGTTCCGCCCCTCTGCTCAACACAGACCCTCCCAGAGAACCAGCCACGTGAGCAgccacccaccctcacccacccccacccccgccgccctCTGCTTCCTACCATGGCAGCCACGGGGAAGAGGTATGGGTGGTTACAGCACTTCTTAAGATCCATCATGATGTTAAGCAGCGACACTTGGTTCCCACCGCCTCTCGAGTTCAAGGCCTCAAAATTTCGAGTTAGGATGTACTTGTAGTATTTCCTAAAGACCAGGGTAGGGATGTACAAGggataaagagaaagaaaccacttcttttttctttttttttaaatttttgaaacaaggtttctctgtgtagccctggttctcctggaactcactctgtagaccaggctggcctcaaactcagagacccatctgctcctgcctcccaagtgctgggattaaaggcaggggACACCACTCCTAGCAGCAACCACTTCTGATACAGCACGTGCTCCCAACTCTTGGAAAGTTACTATCACCCACACCCACTCCCAAGTCTAGACAGCCCGTCCTGAGTCTCACTTCTGCATGGGGCTTAGCTCCACTCGGACAATGAGCTCCGTCTTAGCCGGCATGTTCTTAAAGACATCCGCCTTGAGTCTCCGCAGCATGTGTGGCCCCAGTAAATCATGCAGTTTTTTAATCTGGTCCTCTTTGGATATGTCGGCAaactcctccaggaagccctccagGTTGCTAGCAGACACAAAGAGGTAAGAAGACAGACAAGGTGACAGACAGTCCCCTGCCTCCGATCTCAGGCTCCATTTCCTACGTCCGGTGGATCTTAACTAGAACCCTGCCTTTCCTGGCTTTCGGGCGCCACTTACTTAAACCTCTCTGGAGTGAGGAAGTTCAGAAGATGGAAGAGTTCCTCCAGGTTATTCTGCAGTGGGGTGCCCGTCAGCAGCAGCTTATGATCTATCTTGTAGCCATTGAGGACCCTGAAAAACTAGAAATTGAGACAAGGACAGCAGGAGAAAGAGTTATCAGTGGGAAGTGGCTCTCTCACCTCACAGACATTTCCCTCGCCAGATGCTGAACCCCGCACCCTCAGGATGAGAGACCCCAAATCCCTAGTCCCAATCCCCTCCCAGCACGGCCCTTCCTCCACACAGTACAGGAACCCCCCTTCCAGGCTACAACTCCCCCAAAGGATTTGTGTTAAGGATCGAGACAGAGGGGAGTCCACAGCCTCAGTCTGGAATCTCACCCACCTTGGACTGGTTGTTCTTGAGACGGTGAGCTTCATCCACCACGAGACAGGCCCAGCGGATGGAGCCCAGCGCTGCCTGATCGATGGTGATCAGCTCATAGGACGTCAGGAGGACATGGAACTTCACCTGGGCCTCTCTCTGCCAACAAAGCCACTGCGCGTTCAGCTGCCACTCAccacacccccacctcaccccagcccCCGCCCTTCATCGAGAACCAAGTTTGTGTTTCCCTCGGGAAGCCGAACCGCGACAACGGACCACAGCTCTCAGTCCgtctgtccccccctccccccccatgcCCAGTACTGACAGCCTCGTGCATGCTTCCAGGAGGGTCTACGATGGAGCGAGTTCAGAGGCACAGAGATGAGGAGAGGAATCCCTGGTTGGGACAAAGACATGACAGACCCAAGGATCTGGACGCACGACAGGGACTCACCTTCATCTTAAAAGCTTTCTTCCCGCCTTTTATGGCATTATCCTCAAAGGAGAACTCATTCTCTCGAATAATGGCCCGGCTGTCCTTGTCACCCGTGTACGTGACCACATAGAACTTGGGCGCCCACATCTGGAACTCTCGCTCCCAGTTGATGATGGTGGAGAGCGGAGCGCTCACCAGGAAGGGACCTTTGGTGTGGCCCTGGGAGGCAAGGGTGGAATCCCGTCAGGCCTGGCTCAAACACTACACGCGAGTCTGCCTGCTCCGgccttctctcctccacccatcTAGGCTAGCGCTCACGCCCTCGGGGGCCCACAGTCCAGCGCACACCTCCTTGTACAGTGAGTAGAGAAAGACGATGGTTTGGATGGTCTTGCCCAGGCCCATCTCATCGGCCAGAATTGTGTCGGTGCCTTGGGCCCACGAGAAGCGCAGCCAGTTGAGGCCTTCCAGCTGGTACATGTGCAGTGTGcctcctgtggctgtgataaaccgAGGCTGGCTCTCGTACTTCACCGTAGGCTGTGGGGGGACGACACGGAAAGGTTCAAGGGGACAGGGTTCCTTCGGCCCTGTCCTAACACTGCTTCCGAGCTGAACGGCAACATCCTCGGCTACGGCCTGAGTCGAGTTCTACTCTTCAGTCCTCTCtaccccaacccccacctccagcccctaAATCAAACCCAGCAGCACCACTAGGGAGGGAGGGCTAGCTCGGGAAGGAGCCGGGCTGCTACTTCTGGAAGCACTCCAACTCCGACGCCAAATCCCTCGCCCCTCTGCGGGCCAGCCTGAAGGGCAGAGAACAGTGGCTCGCTGGCCGCTCCAGGACTCAGTCCCAAGGCTGTAGGGACAGGGGAAAGAACTTACGTCATTAGTGGGTGAACTGGGAGGCCCGTCTCCCTGtaactccttcttcttcttcttatacTTTCGAGGCTGTGCAGGGTCCTCCCCCATAATTAGCTCACTGAGGAAAGAGTGGGCGTCTGAGCAAGGCCTGGTCCTCCGGAGCCCCCCACTTTTCTAAATCTATTCCagacctgcctcc
This Peromyscus maniculatus bairdii isolate BWxNUB_F1_BW_parent chromosome 8, HU_Pman_BW_mat_3.1, whole genome shotgun sequence DNA region includes the following protein-coding sequences:
- the Chd3 gene encoding chromodomain-helicase-DNA-binding protein 3 isoform X15, with amino-acid sequence MWESLGSQPALRGCGDRDKDDIRPLPSALGVKKRKRGPKKQKENKPGKPRKRKKLDSEEEFGSERDEYREKSESGGSEYGTGPGRKRRRKHREKKEKKTKRRKRGEGDGGQKQVEQKSSAALLLTWGLEDVEHVFSEEDYHTLTNYKAFSQFMRPLIAKKNPKIPMSKMMTILGAKWREFSANNPFKGSAAAVAAAAAAAAAAVAEQVSAAVSPATPIAPSGPPPALPPPPAPEIQPPPIRRAKTKEGKGPGHKRRNKSPRVPDGRKKLRGKKMAPLKIKLGLLGAKRKKAGSYVFQSDEGPEPEAEESDLDSGSVHSASGRPDGPVRAKKLKRGRPGRKKKKVLGCPAVAGEEEVDGYETDHQDYCEVCQQGGEIILCDTCPRAYHLVCLDPELDRAPEGKWSCPHCEKEGVQWEAKEEEEEYEEEGEEGEKEEEDDHMEYCRVCKDGGELLCCDACISSYHIHCLNPPLPDIPNGEWLCPRCTCPVLKGRVQKILHWRWGEPPVAMPAPQQADGNPDVPPPRPLQGRSEREFFVKWVGLSYWHCSWAKELQLEIFHLVMYRNYQRKNDMDEPPPLDYGSGEDDGKSDKRKVKDPHYAEMEEKYYRFGIKPEWMTVHRIINHSMDKKGNYHYLVKWKDLPYDQSTWEEDEMSIPEYEDHKQSYWRHRELIMGEDPAQPRKYKKKKKELQGDGPPSSPTNDPTVKYESQPRFITATGGTLHMYQLEGLNWLRFSWAQGTDTILADEMGLGKTIQTIVFLYSLYKEGHTKGPFLVSAPLSTIINWEREFQMWAPKFYVVTYTGDKDSRAIIRENEFSFEDNAIKGGKKAFKMKREAQVKFHVLLTSYELITIDQAALGSIRWACLVVDEAHRLKNNQSKFFRVLNGYKIDHKLLLTGTPLQNNLEELFHLLNFLTPERFNNLEGFLEEFADISKEDQIKKLHDLLGPHMLRRLKADVFKNMPAKTELIVRVELSPMQKKYYKYILTRNFEALNSRGGGNQVSLLNIMMDLKKCCNHPYLFPVAAMESPKLPSGAYEGGALIKSSGKLMLLQKMLRKLKEQGHRVLIFSQMTKMLDLLEDFLDYEGYKYERIDGGITGALRQEAIDRFNAPGAQQFCFLLSTRAGGLGINLATADTVIIFDSDWNPHNDIQAFSRAHRIGQANKVMIYRFVTRASVEERITQVAKRKMMLTHLVVRPGLGSKAGSMSKQELDDILKFGTEELFKDENEGENKEEDSSVIHYDNEAIARLLDRNQDATEDTDVQNMNEYLSSFKVAQYVVREEDKIEEIEREIIKQEENVDPDYWEKLLRHHYEQQQEDLARNLGKGKRVRKQVNYNDAAQEDQDNQSEYSVGSEEEDEDFDERPEGRRQSKRQLRNEKDKPLPPLLARVGGNIEVLGFNTRQRKAFLNAVMRWGMPPQDAFTTQWLVRDLRGKTEKEFKAYVSLFMRHLCEPGADGSETFADGVPREGLSRQQVLTRIGVMSLVKKKVQEFEHINGRWSMPELMPDPSADSKRSSRASSPAKTSPATPEASTTNSPCTSKPATPAPSEKGDGVRTPLEKDDTENPEEKPEKNSKMGEKMETEVDSPSPAPSLGERLEPRKILSEDEAPGLPGEVEPEPGYRADRDKSASEPTPGERGEEKPLDAQEHRERPEGETGDLGKRAEDVKAERELRLGPPRDEPRSNGRREEKVEKPRFMFNIADGGFTELHTLWQNEERAAISSGKLNEIWHRRHDYWLLAGIVLHGYARWQDIQNDAQFAIINEPFKTEANKGNFLEMKNKFLARRFKLLEQALVIEEQLRRAAYLNLSQEPAHPAMALHARFAEAECLAESHQHLSKESLAGNKPANAVLHKGKGRGGPARGRAHNAASEPAGGVAERHEGGCDPPASHAVPNTPHRSPPADVRAQHPQPAGQQGHRASPHTGLSPGSLRHTTGVRGSLQRRSRRGSGRRRRQLQPDACRVLHHSSHQRPSSAGEEREGNDGSLGVRRAGSEGAPSRGGDLYRRLTGSQACPSPRPRPRSRPTSQALGPAASPPPPPPLGPPLG
- the Chd3 gene encoding chromodomain-helicase-DNA-binding protein 3 isoform X5, whose protein sequence is MASPLRDEEEEEEEMVVSEEEEEEEEEGDEEEEEVEAADEDEEEEDEEGVLGRGPGHDRGRDRHSPPSCHLFPPPPPPPPLPPPPPPPPPPDKDDIRPLPSALGVKKRKRGPKKQKENKPGKPRKRKKLDSEEEFGSERDEYREKSESGGSEYGTGPGRKRRRKHREKKEKKTKRRKRGEGDGGQKQVEQKSSAALLLTWGLEDVEHVFSEEDYHTLTNYKAFSQFMRPLIAKKNPKIPMSKMMTILGAKWREFSANNPFKGSAAAVAAAAAAAAAAVAEQVSAAVSPATPIAPSGPPPALPPPPAPEIQPPPIRRAKTKEGKGPGHKRRNKSPRVPDGRKKLRGKKMAPLKIKLGLLGAKRKKAGSYVFQSDEGPEPEAEESDLDSGSVHSASGRPDGPVRAKKLKRGRPGRKKKKVLGCPAVAGEEEVDGYETDHQDYCEVCQQGGEIILCDTCPRAYHLVCLDPELDRAPEGKWSCPHCEKEGVQWEAKEEEEEYEEEGEEGEKEEEDDHMEYCRVCKDGGELLCCDACISSYHIHCLNPPLPDIPNGEWLCPRCTCPVLKGRVQKILHWRWGEPPVAMPAPQQADGNPDVPPPRPLQGRSEREFFVKWVGLSYWHCSWAKELQLEIFHLVMYRNYQRKNDMDEPPPLDYGSGEDDGKSDKRKVKDPHYAEMEEKYYRFGIKPEWMTVHRIINHSMDKKGNYHYLVKWKDLPYDQSTWEEDEMSIPEYEDHKQSYWRHRELIMGEDPAQPRKYKKKKKELQGDGPPSSPTNDPTVKYESQPRFITATGGTLHMYQLEGLNWLRFSWAQGTDTILADEMGLGKTIQTIVFLYSLYKEGHTKGPFLVSAPLSTIINWEREFQMWAPKFYVVTYTGDKDSRAIIRENEFSFEDNAIKGGKKAFKMKREAQVKFHVLLTSYELITIDQAALGSIRWACLVVDEAHRLKNNQSKFFRVLNGYKIDHKLLLTGTPLQNNLEELFHLLNFLTPERFNNLEGFLEEFADISKEDQIKKLHDLLGPHMLRRLKADVFKNMPAKTELIVRVELSPMQKKYYKYILTRNFEALNSRGGGNQVSLLNIMMDLKKCCNHPYLFPVAAMESPKLPSGAYEGGALIKSSGKLMLLQKMLRKLKEQGHRVLIFSQMTKMLDLLEDFLDYEGYKYERIDGGITGALRQEAIDRFNAPGAQQFCFLLSTRAGGLGINLATADTVIIFDSDWNPHNDIQAFSRAHRIGQANKVMIYRFVTRASVEERITQVAKRKMMLTHLVVRPGLGSKAGSMSKQELDDILKFGTEELFKDENEGENKEEDSSVIHYDNEAIARLLDRNQDATEDTDVQNMNEYLSSFKVAQYVVREEDKIEEIEREIIKQEENVDPDYWEKLLRHHYEQQQEDLARNLGKGKRVRKQVNYNDAAQEDQDNQSEYSVGSEEEDEDFDERPEGRRQSKRQLRNEKDKPLPPLLARVGGNIEVLGFNTRQRKAFLNAVMRWGMPPQDAFTTQWLVRDLRGKTEKEFKAYVSLFMRHLCEPGADGSETFADGVPREGLSRQQVLTRIGVMSLVKKKVQEFEHINGRWSMPELMPDPSADSKRSSRASSPAKTSPATPEASTTNSPCTSKPATPAPSEKGDGVRTPLEKDDTENPEEKPEKNSKMGEKMETEVDSPSPAPSLGERLEPRKILSEDEAPGLPGEVEPEPGYRADRDKSASEPTPGERGEEKPLDAQEHRERPEGETGDLGKREDVKAERELRLGPPRDEPRSNGRREEKVEKPRFMFNIADGGFTELHTLWQNEERAAISSGKLNEIWHRRHDYWLLAGIVLHGYARWQDIQNDAQFAIINEPFKTEANKGNFLEMKNKFLARRFKLLEQALVIEEQLRRAAYLNLSQEPAHPAMALHARFAEAECLAESHQHLSKESLAGNKPANAVLHKGKGRGGPARGRAHNAASEPAGGVAERHEGGCDPPASHAVPNTPHRSPPADVRAQHPQPAGQQGHRASPHTGLSPGSLRHTTGVRGSLQRRSRRGSGRRRRQLQPDACRVLHHSHQRPSSAGEEREGNDGSLGVRRAGSEGAPSRGGDLYRRLTGSQACPSPRPRPRSRPTSQALGPAASPPPPPPLGPPLG